From Staphylococcus sp. IVB6214:
ATCCTTAGGTACTTGTATACTTCCTAATGCAACGGGTTCAGAAATAATATCCGCACTTTCCATCGGCTTGATTGAACCACCCTTTAAACGATACCCCATTCGATCTGAGCTTTCTGATACTTGGAATTCAATATGCTCAATTTCTGCAATTGTTCGTTTTGAGAATGAATCTAGCTGTGGTCCATCCATGATACCTATTGGTAGATTACTGTTTGGGCTGTAACTTCTAAAGTCACTCGAACGACCAATCAGACTGATATCCATATTTATTGGACGTGTTGGAATAATATCATTCTCTTTAAGCACACGTCCTTTATAGCCACCAACATGTGTGCGTGTATGCGTTGAATAACTCCCTTCCACTGAAGGAATATCAAGTTGCTCAGCAAAACCGATATATGCTCGCATTCCTTCTTTTGCTGCTCCTAAATCTAAGACATCGCCGTCTTCAGCCTTGATAACCGTCTGATGTGGAATTGCTTCACCATTAAGCGTGGCTGAAAACTCTGCACCCGTAATCGCAAATAAATTTTGAGACAGGAACTTGATTTTGGGTCCAATCATTGTAATTTCCAATGCTGGCTGTTGATCTGTCTCAAGAAGTGCATTCAAAATCTCATAGCTCGGACGATCCATCACACCTGCTGGAGAGAATCCTTCAGATTGATGTCCAAAACGTCCTAAATCTTGAACAGTTGTAAATAATCCTGGCTTCAATATCTTAATGCTCATAGCTGATTCTCACCCACTCATCATAATTTAATCGTCCTTTTTCCACATATTTTTGAATATGTAAAAACTCTTCTTCATTAATTGCATAAAATTTAATTTTATCTCCAGGTTGATAGAGAATTTTAGGATTTCGATTTATATCGAATACATCAATCGGTGTACGTCCTATAATTTGCCATCCACCTGGTGAATCAGCTGGATAAAGCCCAGTTTGATTATTCGCAATTCCCACAGAACCTGCTGGAATCTTCAAACGCGGCTCTTCCTTACGTGGTGTGTGAATACGTGCATTCAGTCCACCTAAAAATGGAAAACCTGGCATAAAGCCAATCATATAAACAAGATAGTAGCCTTCAATATGATATTGAATCACTTCTTCAACAGATAGCTTATGATATTCTGCTACATACTCTAAATCTGGTCCCCATTTCCCACCATATAACACAGGGATATTGACAACACGTCTCGGTTTATTAACTTCTGTTGTAGATAATTCATATGTAGACAATCCAAGCTCTTCTAAAACTGCTTCATAAGTGATTGAGATGCCATCGA
This genomic window contains:
- a CDS encoding biotin-dependent carboxyltransferase family protein, with product MSIKILKPGLFTTVQDLGRFGHQSEGFSPAGVMDRPSYEILNALLETDQQPALEITMIGPKIKFLSQNLFAITGAEFSATLNGEAIPHQTVIKAEDGDVLDLGAAKEGMRAYIGFAEQLDIPSVEGSYSTHTRTHVGGYKGRVLKENDIIPTRPINMDISLIGRSSDFRSYSPNSNLPIGIMDGPQLDSFSKRTIAEIEHIEFQVSESSDRMGYRLKGGSIKPMESADIISEPVALGSIQVPKDGNPIILLNDRQTVGGYTKIGTVIDSDLVDIIQKRPGEKIQFEWVTFNEANEILARKGRKLADAKEKLRRYPQRYLKNIRPTQRKIKTVLKGDSIPWT
- the pxpB gene encoding 5-oxoprolinase subunit PxpB; amino-acid sequence: MEFKQISEQSFMIYFDAKINEEIFNQVNAIADYLKSLNHPHIQEIVPSYRAILVYFDGISITYEAVLEELGLSTYELSTTEVNKPRRVVNIPVLYGGKWGPDLEYVAEYHKLSVEEVIQYHIEGYYLVYMIGFMPGFPFLGGLNARIHTPRKEEPRLKIPAGSVGIANNQTGLYPADSPGGWQIIGRTPIDVFDINRNPKILYQPGDKIKFYAINEEEFLHIQKYVEKGRLNYDEWVRISYEH